The following coding sequences lie in one Rutidosis leptorrhynchoides isolate AG116_Rl617_1_P2 chromosome 6, CSIRO_AGI_Rlap_v1, whole genome shotgun sequence genomic window:
- the LOC139853518 gene encoding uncharacterized protein encodes MKFINNNKSTASSPVPGVSPFSITTPQPESASRSFQNDGFLASVEEFRQNNNNNTNNNNNNVAEVVEYYERHVFLCYKKPQVLPPHIEAAEFDRLPRLLSAALTSRKADITKQFKLDPTMEKSLATGKIWCPICSKMYGYVMPDDVPALLEHHFEDGDFVDWLWRGQMGLSANGGNNMEKSVVNITSQIGDGCNTVDRGGCCQSNGTSTCCQSPLVSPEVAINYNLKKQIINNQISFKLGNKTTSTSGKATIPTWLESLENEDIYAALALIGAAVSVAVAYNCYRQLG; translated from the exons atgaaatttataaatAACAACAAATCAACGGCGTCGTCACCGGTGCCGGGCGTATCTCCGTTTAGTATAACTACTCCTCAGCCTGAAAGCGCTTCTAGAAGCTTCCAGAACGACGGATTTCTCGCCAGCGTTGAAGAGTTTCggcagaataataataataatactaacaataataataataatgtagcgGAAGTTGTTGAGTATTATGAGCGACACGTTTTCTTATGCTACAAGAAACCGCAAGTTTTGCCTCCTCATATTGAAGCTGCTGAGTTTGATCGATTGCCTAGACTCCTATCAGCTGCTCTCACATCTCGAAAAGCTGATATCACTAAACAG TTTAAATTGGATCCAACAATGGAAAAGTCACTGGCCACTGGTAAGATATGGTGCCCTATTTGTTCAAAAAT GTATGGATACGTTATGCCTGACGATGTACCCGCGTTGCTCGAACATCATTTTGAAGATGGGGACTTTGTAGACTGGCTTTGGAG GGGACAAATGGGTTTATCGGCTAATGGTGGTAACAACATGGAAAAAAGTGTGGTAAATATTACATCACAAATAGGTGACGGGTGTAACACAGTGGATCGTGGCGGTTGTTGCCAGTCAAATGGAACTTCCACATGTTGTCAAAGTCCGCTCGTCTCCCCGGAAGTTGCAATAAATTACAATCTGAAGAAACAAATTATTAATAATCAGATTTCGTTTAAATTGGGCAATAAAACGACGTCTACATCAGGCAAAGCTACTATTCCAACATGGCTTGAGAGCTTGGAGAATGAAGATATATATGCAGCTCTTGCACTCATTGGTGCTGCTGTTTCAGTTGCAGTTGCATATAACTGCTACAGGCAGTTGGGTTAG